A genomic stretch from Leptospira andrefontaineae includes:
- a CDS encoding TetR/AcrR family transcriptional regulator: protein MDFAEKKNRLRVLLGASRVFQRKGYAKTRMEDFVEESKIGKKTLYEYYSNKEEVLKAAAEYRQTKAAYKLKRIRNNRALDFSKRFVKMSKELLDVCKPSHFALWKELQDQIPEIWRMVKAKRVQLIDTEIESLLEEGKKLGEFRADLRPDLFIMALIACSDAIYKWEQSPTERRANISELDNIFLYGIIRRGKETLKSSLD, encoded by the coding sequence ATGGACTTCGCCGAGAAAAAAAATAGGCTCCGAGTTTTACTCGGGGCATCTCGGGTCTTTCAACGGAAAGGTTATGCGAAAACTAGAATGGAGGACTTTGTAGAAGAGTCCAAAATCGGAAAAAAGACCTTATACGAATATTATTCGAACAAAGAAGAAGTTTTAAAGGCCGCTGCGGAGTATCGCCAAACCAAGGCAGCCTATAAACTTAAAAGAATTCGAAACAATAGGGCTTTAGACTTCTCTAAACGATTTGTGAAGATGAGTAAAGAGCTATTGGATGTTTGTAAACCCAGCCATTTCGCATTATGGAAGGAATTGCAGGATCAAATTCCGGAAATATGGAGAATGGTGAAGGCAAAAAGGGTCCAATTAATAGATACTGAAATTGAAAGCTTATTGGAAGAGGGGAAAAAATTAGGAGAATTCAGAGCGGACTTGAGGCCCGACTTGTTCATCATGGCATTAATCGCCTGTTCAGATGCGATTTACAAGTGGGAACAAAGCCCGACCGAGCGTCGGGCCAATATATCCGAACTGGACAATATTTTTCTTTATGGCATAATACGCAGAGGAAAGGAGACGTTAAAATCGTCTTTAGATTGA
- a CDS encoding TetR/AcrR family transcriptional regulator, with protein MHSAVEQELTQEKDEVRERIFEKSFELFLRYGFAKTRMEEIARTLRISRKTLYKHFANKHELLKEVMTDKHLRIHGRIEGIFQDPDKSIKEKIQSMRGCLSSEIPHGMNEFLREIRDQAPDIWKQIQSLKEKNINRTMRKMIETGIKNGEIRSDVNPDIVLLIHSAASEAMFDPNFLAQTPYSIRDLVQELDNIIFYGIVKREDT; from the coding sequence GTGCACAGCGCCGTGGAACAAGAACTAACCCAAGAGAAGGACGAGGTCCGAGAGAGAATATTCGAAAAATCGTTCGAGCTATTTTTGCGATACGGTTTTGCGAAGACTCGAATGGAAGAGATCGCTCGAACTCTTAGGATCAGTCGCAAAACACTTTATAAACACTTCGCCAATAAGCATGAATTGTTAAAAGAAGTGATGACTGATAAACATCTCAGAATTCACGGCAGGATCGAAGGGATCTTCCAAGACCCGGACAAATCCATTAAAGAAAAAATCCAGTCAATGAGAGGTTGCCTCTCTTCCGAAATCCCCCATGGAATGAACGAATTTCTAAGAGAGATCCGTGACCAAGCACCTGATATTTGGAAACAGATCCAGTCTCTAAAAGAAAAAAACATTAACAGAACAATGAGGAAGATGATCGAAACCGGCATCAAGAACGGCGAAATTCGTTCCGATGTAAATCCGGATATCGTGCTTCTCATTCACTCGGCAGCTTCCGAAGCAATGTTCGATCCGAACTTTTTAGCACAAACCCCGTATTCTATCCGAGATCTGGTCCAAGAATTGGATAATATTATCTTTTACGGGATCGTAAAAAGAGAAGATACCTAA